The Candidatus Methylomirabilota bacterium nucleotide sequence CACGGAGCAGCAGGAGCTGATCCGCAAGGAAGTGGCGGCGCTCGCGCGCTCGTTCTCCCTCGACTACTGGCTCGAGAAGGACAAGAAGGCCGAATACCCCTGGGACTGGGTGAAGAAGTTCGCCCAGGCGGGCTGGCTCGGGATGATC carries:
- a CDS encoding acyl-CoA dehydrogenase family protein, which encodes MDFQLTEQQELIRKEVAALARSFSLDYWLEKDKKAEYPWDWVKKFAQAGWLGMI